Proteins found in one Aspergillus puulaauensis MK2 DNA, chromosome 8, nearly complete sequence genomic segment:
- the exg2 gene encoding putative exo-beta-1,3-glucanase (CAZy:GH5;~COG:G;~EggNog:ENOG410PJVJ;~InterPro:IPR017853,IPR001547;~PFAM:PF00150;~TransMembrane:1 (i310-332o);~go_function: GO:0004553 - hydrolase activity, hydrolyzing O-glycosyl compounds [Evidence IEA];~go_process: GO:0071704 - organic substance metabolic process [Evidence IEA]) has protein sequence MPSQSRSRDRYGRDRDRDHSRVQSRRRYHEDDYDDEEEDFEDSPHDRRYRRDGYRRARADSRHDDSYDDYELDRREDSRAHDRAAEGSRRYRSDTERRRERPRASPTTSPRKRERTRDRDGGHRRRRTDDDDGASPVPRAHRDRRSRTRDGGQNRDLEDEELEDEARRHRRRERERERERRGTTSKHQSTESTNSSAGLLNADALAKLRAQHEEQERVERRQTEKAEKKRRRKRPAVEGNTRALEPFPDEVPRGQSKGRIVSGAYLEEGRGPDMEVRLRGGGRPPPPEKRWEKESDDSGGQPPFWKRKKWWWIGGAIAVVIVIIIIVVAVVVSKKKGGGSDSDSGGSSSSSGGDTSALDGLDRDSIPDSAQGTVLDPWTWYETTGFNVTYTSETVGGLSVMGLNSKWDDSARANDNVPPLNKPFPYGSQPIRGVNLGGLLSLEPWITPSMFSGYSSDVIDEYSLTKELGSSAGDVLEKHYATFITEQDFIDIRDAGLDHVRIPFSYWAVDPIDGEPYVPKTSWRYLLRAIEYCRKYGLRVKLDPHGLPGSQNGFNHSGRQGSINWLNGSDGEKNAQRALDFHDKVSKFFSQDRYKNVVTIYGLANEPYMLSLDIEKVLDWTTEATKLVQKNGITAWVAFHDGFLNLSKWKSMLKDGPSKLLLDTHQYTIFNTGQIVLNHTAKVELVCNDWHAMIGQINTTSSGWGPTMCGEWSQADTDCAENLNNVGRGTRWEGTYSEGDDTMYCYTADQDTGAACSCTKANADPSDYSDDYKTFLQTYAEAQMSAFETAQGWFYWTWTTESAPQWSYRSGWKNGYMPAKAYSPSFKCGDDVPSFGSLGEYF, from the exons CCGCGATGGCTATCGCCGCGCACGTGCCGATTCAAGACACGATGATTCTTACGACGATTACGAACTAGACCGACGAGAAGACTCGAGAGCTCACGACCGCGCGGCGGAGGGTTCGCGGAGATACCGTTCGGATACGGAGCGACGGCGCGAACGACCGAGAGCCTCACCTACGACCTCCCCTCGCAAACGCGAACGCACAAGGGACCGGGACGGTGGTCACCGCCGACGGAGAactgatgatgatgatggcgctAGTCCGGTACCGCGCGCCCATCGGGATCGAAGGTCAAGAACAAGAGACGGAGGGCAGAACCGGGAtctggaggacgaggaattgGAAGACGAGGCACGACGACACCGACGCCGGGAACGGGAGCGCGAACGAGAAAGACGCGGTACAACCTCGAAGCACCAGAGCACAGAGTCCACGAACAGTAGCGCCGGATTGCTCAATGCAGACGCCTTGGCCAAGCTTAGAGCACAGCATGAAGAACAAGAGCGGGTGGAGCGACGTCAGACAgaaaaagcagaaaaaaagcgAAGACGGAAACGCCCAGCTGTTGAAGGGAACACGCGTGCTCTCGAGCCATTCCCCGACGAGGTTCCCCGGGGCCAGTCCAAAGGTCGTATTGTGTCCGGTGCTTATCTAGAAGAAGGTAGAGGGCCTGATATGGAGGTTCGTCTGCGCGGTGGCGGAagaccacctccaccagagAAACGTtgggagaaagagagcgATGACTCAGGTGGACAGCCGCCATTCTGGAAACGGAAGAAATGGTGGTGGATAGGTGGGGCTATTGCGGTTGTTATCGTGATCATAATCATTGTCGTCGCCGTGGTTGTATCGAAGAAAAAAGGCGGAGGATCCGATTCTGACTCAGGGGGGTCATCCAGCTCTAGCGGTGGTGACACGTCGGCACTCGACGGACTTGATCGTGATAGTATTCCG GACTCTGCGCAAGGAACCGTTTTGGATCCATGGACATGGTACGAAACGACGGGCTTCAACGTGACATATACAAGCGAAACTGTTGGTGGCCTTTCTGTAATGGGCCTGAACTCCAAATGGGACGATTCTGCAAGAGCAAACGACAATGTACCACCACTGAACAAGCCGTTCCCCTACGGATCGCAGCCTATCCGCGGCGTAAACCTTGGAGGATTGCTTTCCCTCGAGCCTTGGATAACACCATCTATGTTCAGCGGATACTCATCAGATGTGATTGATGAGTACTCACTGACCAAAGAGCTAGGAAGTTCCGCGGGTGATGTGCTTGAAAAACACTACGCAACTTTCATCACAGAACAGGACTTCATCGATATCCGCGATGCTGGACTCGACCACGTTCGGATTCCGTTTTCCTACTGGGCAGTGGACCCCATCGACGGCGAGCCGTATGTTCCCAAGACTTCCTGGCGCTATCTCCTCCGCGCCATCGAATATTGTCGCAAGTATGGTCTGCGAGTAAAGCTCGATCCACATGGTCTCCCCGGTAGTCAAAATGGTTTCAACCATAGCGGGCGACAAGGCAGCATTAACTGGCTGAATGGAAgcgatggcgagaagaaTGCCCAGCGTGCGCTTGACTTCCACGACAAAGTTTCCAAATTCTTTTCGCAAGACCGGTACAAAAATGTCGTCACCATTTACGGTCTCGCCAACGAACCATACATGCTTTCCTTGGACATCGAGAAAGTTCTCGATTGGACTACTGAAGCTACAAAGCTGGTTCAAAAGAACGGTATCACCGCCTGGGTCGCCTTCCATGACGGATTCCTCAACCTGAGCAAATGGAAATCCATGCTCAAGGATGGCCCTTCGAAACTCCTCTTGGATACCCACCAATacaccatcttcaacacaGGCCAGATCGTCCTCAACCACACCGCAAAGGTCGAGCTCGTCTGCAACGACTGGCATGCTATGATTGGTCAAATAAACACCACATCATCAGG CTGGGGGCCCACAATGTGCGGCGAATGGTCACAAGCAGACACCGACTGCGCCGAAAACCTCAACAACGTCGGCCGTGGCACCCGCTGGGAAGGCACATACTCCGAAGGCGATGACACCATGTACTGCTATACAGCCGATCAGGACACAGGCGCTGCTTGCAGCTGCACCAAAGCCAACGCAGACCCATCGGACTACTCGGACGACTACAAGACATTTTTGCAAACGTACGCAGAAGCCCAGATGAGTGCGTTTGAGACGGCGCAGGGCTGGTTCTACTGGACGTGGACGACGGAGTCGGCGCCGCAGTGGAGTTATCGGAGTGGTTGGAAGAATGGGTATATGCCTGCTAAGGCGTATAGCCCTAGTTTTAAGTGTGGGGATGATGTGCCGAGCTTCGGATCGTTGGGGGAGTATTTCTGA